One Candidatus Nitronauta litoralis genomic window, TATCACATAGAAACCAAAGTAGGGCTGTCGCTCGAAACCGTCGAAGGCATCAGCAACCTGGCATAATGTTTCGAGTGGAACCGTGCGTTTTTCGGTTGTTTTGTCGAGTGCCTGCCAGAAGCCGAGATTTTCATCTATGGTTTCGAGTTTCATACGTGTGGTGATCAAAAACAGCGCAGCGCGTATCGGGGAAACAGCCCCTTCCAATATCAGAGTCAGCCCGTCTTCAGCTTCTTCACACGTCAGGTCTTTGCTCATTTTAGGGCCGGTCGCAACCTTGCTCAAATAGCCTTCCATTCTTTTTTCAGGATTTTGTTCCTCTACCATGGCAGCTTCTATGGTCCCTCGTTCAAATTTACAGTAAGATGGTACTTTCTAATCAAACCCTAGGCGCATGCAAACCTCTGAAAGTATAACAGCCCAGTCACCAAATACAGATACCCTTCGCCCCATGAGTGTGTTGCTGGTGTATCCCAGCACCTCGGATGTGGCCGTAGCCAATCTTGGGTTTCAAAGGGTGCACGATTTATTGAATCGAATTTCAGGCATATCCTGTGATCGATACAGTCTGCCAACCGGCTGGACCCCTGAGTCCTCGCCACTGACTGCCGCGCAGATGCGCTCTATGGATACCAACCGTCCGGTTCATGATTTCGACATGATCGCGTTTTCTATTTCGTTTGAACCGGACTATTTGAATGCGGTTACCCTGCTCCATTATTTCGATATCCCATTGGAGCGAAAATCCAGAGGAAAAGACTTTCCATTGGTGGTGGCGGGAGGATCTGCGTTGTTCATCAACCCGGAGCCCATAGCAGATATTGTTGATATTTGTTTCATCGGTGAAGCCGAAGGAATGATAGAGCAATTCTTTAAAAAATTGACTGAAACAGAGTGGGAGGATCCACGCAATCTTTATAAAACTGTTTGCAATATACCCGGAATTTATGTCCCGGAGTTTTATGAACCGGTTTATGAAGACGACCGTCAGGTTGGTTTAAAGGCAAGTGATGGAATCCCCGAAAAGGTTGTACGTCATTGGGTAGAAGAGGGGTCTCCTGAGTTATGCACCCATTCCGTAACTCATGGAGAAGAGTCTACTTTCAAAGATATGGCCTTAATGGAGGTGACGCGAGGTTGTATCTGGGCCTGCCGGTTTTGCACGGCTGGTTTTATTTATCGGCCTCCACGAGAGCCAGACATTGAAGCGACCTACAACTCGTTGGCAAAAGTTTTGACAGAACAAGATAAAGAAGCGTCGACCATAGGTCTGGTTGGCCCCTCGGTTACTGATCATCCGGATCTGGTCCGGTTGGTAAAAAGGCTGGTCGAAGAAGGTAAAACCTTGTCCTTTTCTTCTCTTCGCATGGAGACTTTAACCGGCGAGCTTGTAGATCTTATTTTGCAAAGCGGACAAAAGACTCTAACGGTTGCAGTCGATGCCCCTTCCGAGCGAATGCGAAATGCGATCAATAAAGCCGCAAGTGATGATTACATTGTTGAGAAGTGTCGGTTTTTGACGGAAAAGGGTGTACTGCACCTGAAAATCTATTCGATTATTGGCCTACCCTGGGAAGAGGACGAAGACATTGACCGTTTCATCGAACTGGTGCAGCGGGTGCAAAAGGAGTACGTTGATGCGAGTCGTCCGCATGGGCGCATCGGCCAACTGACCATTGCGGTCAGTCCACTGGTGCCCAAGCCGGGAACTCCTTTTCAATACCACCCCATGGAATCGACAGTCCTTCTAAAAAAGAAATTCCTGAAGCTGAGGCAAGCACTGGGTCGGTTGCCAAATGTTCAGCTCAGTTTTGGGTCCCCACGGGAAGGTTATTTACAAACTTATCTTACCCGTGCTGACCGTCGGGCTTTGTCCTTTTTTAAAACTTATCTTTCAAATGGCCTGGATGCACCGCGCGCATTGAAGGAGGCAACCCCTTCTGCTGATGAAACCGTCTATCGACAATATGGTCCGGATGATTTTCTCCCCTGGGATTTAATTGATCACGGTTACCGTGATAACTTTTTATGGTGGGATTACCAGCGTGCTTTCAAAGAGAAGCACACCCCGGTTTGTGATACGGCAACCTGCAAGATTTGCGGAATATGTTAATCTTTCTGAAAAAACCTTTTTGATAGTCGATATTTTGGCTTAAACCACGTTTCAATCGTGCTTAAAAAATCTAATCGGGCTACATGTACAAACTGCCAAAAGAGAGTCAATTTATTGATCTAAGCGATTACGCCCGGCCCTGGGCGACCCGATTGGTGCAGTTTCTTCTCCCCTACACATTTATTACGGCAATTACCGTAACCTGGCTGTTCACGATCGTTGGTTTTGTTTCTGCAATTTTGATTTGGCAAGGCAAGTGGTTGTTCCTTGCAGCCTTGCTGTTGCCGGTCAAAAGTCTGCTTGATGCTGCCGATGGATCACTGGCACGGGCACGAAAACAGCCTTCACAGGTTGGGAGGTTTCTCGATTCTTTTTGTGATTTTTTTGTCAACCTTGCTCTGTTTCTGGCCATCGCCCATCAAACAGAACAACCTGGTGGGTATGCCCTTCTGGCTTTGATAGCAGCCACCTTCCAGGGGTCCGTTTACAATTATTATTATGTGATCAAACGCCATGATTCCGGAGGTGACCTGACCAGTGTGGTGAATCAACGGAAAATGCCCGAACCTTTTCCAGGCGATAGCCTGTGCATTTTAAAATTTCTACATTCATCCTATCTGTTCTTGTACTGGTGGCAGGATCGGTTGGCTTATTGGTTGGATCCAGATGCCATTCATTATGGTGAAAAGCTCACTGGTGGGTTTCTTACAGCGGTCAGCGCACTTGGTCTCGGGTTTCAGCTATTGATGATTTGTTTTTTGATGTTGAGTCATTCTATGGAACAGGTGTTTTTTTATTTCACAGTTGTTGCCATGGTATATGCGTTGATGCTAGTAGGTTACCGGAGAATCGCCCTGAGTTAGACCGGTAGTTCCTTTGATTTTGGTAAAATAATTGTAAAGGTTGATCCCTCCTCAACCTTGCTTTTTAAAAATATACATCCACCCATGAGCTGGATTAAATGTCTGGTGATAGCCAACCCAATACCTGTTCCATCTGTTTTTGCGCCTGAGGTTTTCAGTCGAACAAAAGGTTCAAATATTTTTGATCGTTGGTTTTGAGGAATCCCCTGTCCGGTGTCTGAGACTTCTATGGCAACTGTATCATTTTTGGAAGAATACGCTTTTAAATTCACCTTACCGGAAAAATTATTATATTTGATCGCATTGGAAATCAGGTTGATCAGTACCTGTTTTAACTTCATCAAATCTGCC contains:
- a CDS encoding CDP-alcohol phosphatidyltransferase family protein: MYKLPKESQFIDLSDYARPWATRLVQFLLPYTFITAITVTWLFTIVGFVSAILIWQGKWLFLAALLLPVKSLLDAADGSLARARKQPSQVGRFLDSFCDFFVNLALFLAIAHQTEQPGGYALLALIAATFQGSVYNYYYVIKRHDSGGDLTSVVNQRKMPEPFPGDSLCILKFLHSSYLFLYWWQDRLAYWLDPDAIHYGEKLTGGFLTAVSALGLGFQLLMICFLMLSHSMEQVFFYFTVVAMVYALMLVGYRRIALS
- a CDS encoding radical SAM protein, whose amino-acid sequence is MQTSESITAQSPNTDTLRPMSVLLVYPSTSDVAVANLGFQRVHDLLNRISGISCDRYSLPTGWTPESSPLTAAQMRSMDTNRPVHDFDMIAFSISFEPDYLNAVTLLHYFDIPLERKSRGKDFPLVVAGGSALFINPEPIADIVDICFIGEAEGMIEQFFKKLTETEWEDPRNLYKTVCNIPGIYVPEFYEPVYEDDRQVGLKASDGIPEKVVRHWVEEGSPELCTHSVTHGEESTFKDMALMEVTRGCIWACRFCTAGFIYRPPREPDIEATYNSLAKVLTEQDKEASTIGLVGPSVTDHPDLVRLVKRLVEEGKTLSFSSLRMETLTGELVDLILQSGQKTLTVAVDAPSERMRNAINKAASDDYIVEKCRFLTEKGVLHLKIYSIIGLPWEEDEDIDRFIELVQRVQKEYVDASRPHGRIGQLTIAVSPLVPKPGTPFQYHPMESTVLLKKKFLKLRQALGRLPNVQLSFGSPREGYLQTYLTRADRRALSFFKTYLSNGLDAPRALKEATPSADETVYRQYGPDDFLPWDLIDHGYRDNFLWWDYQRAFKEKHTPVCDTATCKICGIC